The genomic region GGCTGAACCATCTACGATGGGGGGAGCGAATGCGCAGGGAAGAAGCTTAGATAAGAGAATACGTTCTCGCATCGCTTTTTTTGTAGAAAGCTCGACCAGCGAGAAAAAGTGTTTGGCCGAAGCCAAAAAGAGGTTGACCCACTTCATTCGCTTGGCGAATGATCTTCGCTTCGCGGGAACAACAAAAACCACCATCTCGCTTTTTCCTTTCTTCGGTGCTACCTTTTTATTTCCAAGGGATAGAGTTGGGATGTATAATCCCATTATTTTGGAGGATGCCCGGGAAAAACTCCTAGGCAAATTAAGGATCAAATGTTGGAACCTCATGGGTAAGGATAAGGTAATGGAATTGATAGAGAAATTCATAGACCTAGGTAGGATAGGAGAATGGATAAAGGGAATAGAGATGATGATAGAGATCATACCGAGAAACAGAAGAATTCCGTACGGGTACAACTATTATTTGAACGAAGTTATAAAAATGCGATCTTTGTTGTCTAATAGAACAAACACTAATACCTTAATTGAGTCGGTCAAGATCAAATCTGTTTATCAAAGTGCTTCTTTGATTGCTCAAGACATCTCTTTTCAACTGAGAAAGAAAACAAGATCATTTCGTTCCATTTTTAGTAGAATAGTAAAGGATATTCCATTAGTAATGAAAAAAGGGGTAGAGGGGATCCGTATATGTTGTTCAGGTCGATCTGAAGGCGCAGAAATAGCTAGAACTGAATGCGGAAAGTATGGAAAAACATCTCGTAATGTATTTAACCAGAAAATCGATTATGCTTCCGCGGAAGTATCTACTCGTTACGGAATCTCAGGTGTCAAAGTGTGGATTtcatatagtaaaaaaaaaaagggacgtGCTATATCCGAAACGTACGAAATTTAGTAAATATCGTAAAGGCAGATGTAGTAGGGGTTGCGAACCAGACGGAACAAAACTAGGTTTTGGAAGATATGGCACTCAAAGTTGTAGAGCTGGTCGTCTTTCATATCGAGCCATTGAAGCAGCGCGTCGGGCTATAATCGGACACTTCCATCGTGCTATGAGCGGACAATTCCGAAAAAATGGTAAGATATGGGTAAGAGTTTTCGCGGATATCCCTATTACCGGGAAACCTACAGAAGTCAGAATgggaagag from Arachis duranensis cultivar V14167 unplaced genomic scaffold, aradu.V14167.gnm2.J7QH unplaced_Scaffold_112352, whole genome shotgun sequence harbors:
- the LOC127743774 gene encoding ribosomal protein S3, mitochondrial-like yields the protein MEAPLSSKKEAAIPQSLRLEGVTIDSIYYYGKLVYKDVNLRSYFGSIRPPARLTFGFRLGRCILIHFPKRTFIHFFLPRRPRRLKRREKSRPGKVKDRWWAFGKVGPIGCLHSSYNTEEERNEVRGRRAGKRVEPIRLDALAIGGKQNEIRIWPKKKQRYGYHDRSPSIKKNLSKSLRVSGAFKHPKYAGVVNDIAFLIENDDSFRKTKFFKFFFPKKSRSDGPAGHLFKRTLPAVRPSLNYSVMQYLLNRKNKIHFDPVVVLNHFVTPGVAEPSTMGGANAQGRSLDKRIRSRIAFFVESSTSEKKCLAEAKKRLTHFIRLANDLRFAGTTKTTISLFPFFGATFLFPRDRVGMYNPIILEDAREKLLGKLRIKCWNLMGKDKVMELIEKFIDLGRIGEWIKGIEMMIEIIPRNRRIPYGYNYYLNEVIKMRSLLSNRTNTNTLIESVKIKSVYQSASLIAQDISFQLRKKTRSFRSIFSRIVKDIPLVMKKGVEGIRICCSGRSEGAEIARTECGKYGKTSRNVFNQKIDYASAEVSTRYGISGRCSRGCEPDGTKLGFGRYGTQSCRAGRLSYRAIEAARRAIIGHFHRAMSGQFRKNGKIWVRVFADIPITGKPTEVRMGRGKGNPTGWIARVSTGQVLFEMDGVNFANARQAATLAAHKPCSSTKFVKWS